From Amyelois transitella isolate CPQ chromosome 4, ilAmyTran1.1, whole genome shotgun sequence, one genomic window encodes:
- the LOC106138709 gene encoding b(0,+)-type amino acid transporter 1 isoform X1, producing the protein MRGKLAELLRGSVPATTHTAESNKLHNGSIANVLVYPDQGSTREGGLVWRGCSAGCDAEGGATGALDDSSLNPGDKLEGSDAAPDDPVHLKRRVGLFSGVALIVGTMIGSGIFVSPSGLLERTGSVGISFIIWMACGLLSLLGALAYAELGTMNTSSGAEYAYFMDAFGGPPAFLFSWVSTLVLKPSQMAIICLSFAKYAVEPFVSECEPPSSLVKLAAVICIVMILAVNCYSVNLATNVQNIFTAAKLAAIAIIVCGGAYKLILGNTRHLQEPNFASSTATLGNIANAFYTGLWAYDGWNNLNYVTEEIKNPSKNLPLSIIIGIPLVTLCYALVNVSYLAVMSVNEMMDSEAVAVTFGNRLLGPMAWLMPLAVTISTFGSANGTLFVAGRLCFAASREGHLLDILSYVHVRRFTPAPGLIFHSLIAVTMVLYGTIDSLIDFFSFTAWIFYGGAMLALIVMRYTKPDAPRPYKVPIVIPYAVLLVSAYLVVAPIVDKPQWEYLYATAFIFAGLLFYLPFVKWGYSLPFMDKITVFLQMVLEVVPTSTTFEY; encoded by the exons GGAGTACACGCGAAGGCGGATTGGTGTGGCGCGGGTGCTCCGCCGGCTGCGACGCCGAGGGCGGCGCGACGGGAGCGCTCGACGACAGTAGCCTCAACCCAGGAGACAAG TTGGAGGGGTCGGACGCAGCTCCGGACGACCCTGTTCACCTCAAGAGACGGGTGGGACTCTTCAGTGGGGTGGCTCTAATCGTTGGCACCATGATTG gcTCGGGAATTTTCGTCTCGCCCTCTGGGCTTTTGGAGCGGACGGGCTCAGTGGGCATAAGCTTCATCATATGGATGGCATGTGGCCTGCTCTCATTGCTCG GAGCGCTCGCGTATGCGGAGCTGGGTACGATGAACACATCGTCAGGAGCTGAGTATGCATACTTCATGGACGCATTCGGAGGACCACCCGCATTCCTCTTCTCATGG GTATCGACATTGGTGCTGAAACCATCACAAATGGCCATAATCTGCTTGAGTTTCGCCAAGTATGCAGTGGAACCGTTCGTGTCCGAGTGCGAGCCGCCAAGCAGCCTCGTCAAATTGGCAGCAGTCATTTGTATTG TGATGATCTTAGCTGTGAACTGCTACAGCGTGAATTTGGCGACGAACGTCCAAAATATCTTCACGGCGGCAAAACTGGCAGCTATCGCGATCATCGTCTGTGGCGGAGCTTACAAACTGATATTAG GTAATACGCGACATTTACAGGAGCCCAACTTCGCCAGTAGCACGGCGACTCTGGGCAACATTGCCAACGCATTCTACACTGGCCTTTGGGCCTACGACGGATGGAATAACCTCAACTATGTCACTGAGGAAATTAAGAATCCTTCCAA AAATCTCCCACTGAGTATAATAATCGGGATTCCGCTGGTAACTCTATGCTACGCGCTGGTGAACGTTTCGTACTTAGCCGTGATGTCGGTGAACGAGATGATGGACAGCGAGGCGGTCGCTGTTACCTTCGGCAACCGGCTGCTGGGGCCCATGGCCTGGTTGATGCCCCTCGCGGTCACCATTTCCACCTTCGGATCTGCTAATGGCACCCTGTTTGTTGCTGGAAG GCTTTGCTTTGCAGCCTCACGGGAAGGTCATTTACTGGATATTCTGTCGTATGTACACGTACGCCGATTCACACCCGCGCCTGGACTGATATTCCAT TCTCTGATTGCGGTTACAATGGTGCTGTATGGAACGATCGACTCTCTAATCGACTTCTTCTCATTCACGGCCTGGATATTCTATGGGGGCGCGATGCTGGCGTTGATAGTTATGCGGTACACCAAGCCCGACGCACCGAGACCTTATAAG GTGCCAATAGTGATCCCGTACGCCGTACTGCTGGTGTCGGCGTACCTGGTGGTCGCCCCGATCGTGGACAAGCCGCAGTGGGAGTACCTGTACGCGACCGCCTTTATATTCGCCGGCCTGCTGTTCTACTTACCTTTCGTCAAGTGGGGATACTCTTTGCCGTTCATGG ACAAAATTACGGTTTTCCTGCAAATGGTGCTGGAAGTGGTGCCAACTTCGACGACGTTCGAGTACTGA
- the LOC106138709 gene encoding b(0,+)-type amino acid transporter 1 isoform X2: protein MHQYVQPQGNACNGSTREGGLVWRGCSAGCDAEGGATGALDDSSLNPGDKLEGSDAAPDDPVHLKRRVGLFSGVALIVGTMIGSGIFVSPSGLLERTGSVGISFIIWMACGLLSLLGALAYAELGTMNTSSGAEYAYFMDAFGGPPAFLFSWVSTLVLKPSQMAIICLSFAKYAVEPFVSECEPPSSLVKLAAVICIVMILAVNCYSVNLATNVQNIFTAAKLAAIAIIVCGGAYKLILGNTRHLQEPNFASSTATLGNIANAFYTGLWAYDGWNNLNYVTEEIKNPSKNLPLSIIIGIPLVTLCYALVNVSYLAVMSVNEMMDSEAVAVTFGNRLLGPMAWLMPLAVTISTFGSANGTLFVAGRLCFAASREGHLLDILSYVHVRRFTPAPGLIFHSLIAVTMVLYGTIDSLIDFFSFTAWIFYGGAMLALIVMRYTKPDAPRPYKVPIVIPYAVLLVSAYLVVAPIVDKPQWEYLYATAFIFAGLLFYLPFVKWGYSLPFMDKITVFLQMVLEVVPTSTTFEY from the exons GGAGTACACGCGAAGGCGGATTGGTGTGGCGCGGGTGCTCCGCCGGCTGCGACGCCGAGGGCGGCGCGACGGGAGCGCTCGACGACAGTAGCCTCAACCCAGGAGACAAG TTGGAGGGGTCGGACGCAGCTCCGGACGACCCTGTTCACCTCAAGAGACGGGTGGGACTCTTCAGTGGGGTGGCTCTAATCGTTGGCACCATGATTG gcTCGGGAATTTTCGTCTCGCCCTCTGGGCTTTTGGAGCGGACGGGCTCAGTGGGCATAAGCTTCATCATATGGATGGCATGTGGCCTGCTCTCATTGCTCG GAGCGCTCGCGTATGCGGAGCTGGGTACGATGAACACATCGTCAGGAGCTGAGTATGCATACTTCATGGACGCATTCGGAGGACCACCCGCATTCCTCTTCTCATGG GTATCGACATTGGTGCTGAAACCATCACAAATGGCCATAATCTGCTTGAGTTTCGCCAAGTATGCAGTGGAACCGTTCGTGTCCGAGTGCGAGCCGCCAAGCAGCCTCGTCAAATTGGCAGCAGTCATTTGTATTG TGATGATCTTAGCTGTGAACTGCTACAGCGTGAATTTGGCGACGAACGTCCAAAATATCTTCACGGCGGCAAAACTGGCAGCTATCGCGATCATCGTCTGTGGCGGAGCTTACAAACTGATATTAG GTAATACGCGACATTTACAGGAGCCCAACTTCGCCAGTAGCACGGCGACTCTGGGCAACATTGCCAACGCATTCTACACTGGCCTTTGGGCCTACGACGGATGGAATAACCTCAACTATGTCACTGAGGAAATTAAGAATCCTTCCAA AAATCTCCCACTGAGTATAATAATCGGGATTCCGCTGGTAACTCTATGCTACGCGCTGGTGAACGTTTCGTACTTAGCCGTGATGTCGGTGAACGAGATGATGGACAGCGAGGCGGTCGCTGTTACCTTCGGCAACCGGCTGCTGGGGCCCATGGCCTGGTTGATGCCCCTCGCGGTCACCATTTCCACCTTCGGATCTGCTAATGGCACCCTGTTTGTTGCTGGAAG GCTTTGCTTTGCAGCCTCACGGGAAGGTCATTTACTGGATATTCTGTCGTATGTACACGTACGCCGATTCACACCCGCGCCTGGACTGATATTCCAT TCTCTGATTGCGGTTACAATGGTGCTGTATGGAACGATCGACTCTCTAATCGACTTCTTCTCATTCACGGCCTGGATATTCTATGGGGGCGCGATGCTGGCGTTGATAGTTATGCGGTACACCAAGCCCGACGCACCGAGACCTTATAAG GTGCCAATAGTGATCCCGTACGCCGTACTGCTGGTGTCGGCGTACCTGGTGGTCGCCCCGATCGTGGACAAGCCGCAGTGGGAGTACCTGTACGCGACCGCCTTTATATTCGCCGGCCTGCTGTTCTACTTACCTTTCGTCAAGTGGGGATACTCTTTGCCGTTCATGG ACAAAATTACGGTTTTCCTGCAAATGGTGCTGGAAGTGGTGCCAACTTCGACGACGTTCGAGTACTGA
- the LOC106138710 gene encoding parafibromin, with the protein MADPLSLLRQYNVNKKEIIERDNQIIFGEFSWPKNVKTNYLMWGSGKDASHVKEYYTLECLLFILKNIQLTHPVYVRQAAAANIPAVRRPDRKELLAYLNGETATCASIDKSAPLEIPTQVKRTHDHDGGESAAKKPRIEETHVQKVREQLAARLDAPKEASVTVDNIKSLSDAMSVEKIAAIKAKRLAKKRTTIKSNDYTDNLVVGSDLRAILDYDVDLTKDIISRERQWRTRTTVLQSNGKTFSKSILALLASIKAREEGRPGIPRPPPVVMPQPTILPAQQTQYNRYDQERFNRQKEETEGFKIDTMGTYHGMTLKSVLVPEGPSVPAAARAPQTPNHPRQMQRPISSSTPGGPRRELLPAAAARAPAGGGKRPSRTPIIIIPAATTALISMFNVKDMLQDLKFVPVEQKKAEGSVRENEVLLQRRKGATGDQVPNNANSTTVPYRVVDNPARLSAAEWDRVVAVFVQGPAWQFKGWPWDGNPVQIFANICAFHLKFDEMKLDANVARWAVTVLNLSRTKRHLDRAVLLGFWETLDKHMMKNKPHLRF; encoded by the exons ATGGCGGATCCGTTGAGTTTGCTTCGGCAATAcaacgtaaataaaaaagagattATCGAACGTgataatcaaattatatttggGGAGTTTTCTTGgccaaaaaatgttaaaaccaACTACCTCATGTGGGG gtcTGGGAAGGATGCCTCACATGTCAAGGAATATTACACGCTTGAATGTCTTCTATTCATTCTTAAAAACATTCAACTGACACATCCAGTTTATGTGCGTCAAGCAGCT GCAGCGAATATTCCGGCTGTCCGTCGTCCAGATCGTAAAGAGTTATTAGCATACTTGAATGGAGAAACTGCTACCTGTGCTTCCATTGACAAAAGTGCACCTCTGGAGATACCAACTCAG gtaAAACGCACCCATGACCATGACGGCGGAGAATCTGCAGCCAAAAAGCCTCGTATTGAAGAAACACATGTGCAGAAAGTACGCGAGCAACTTGCGGCTCGTCTTGATGCTCCGAAAGAGGCGTCTGTCACAGTTGATAACATCAA gtcCTTATCAGATGCTATGTCAGTTGAGAAAATTGCTGCTATCAAAGCGAAACGTTTAgctaaaaaaagaacaacaaTCAAAAGCAATGATTATACAGACAACTTGGTGGTTGGATCTGATTTGCGGGCCATCCTTGATTATGATGTTGATCTCACAAAAGATATCATTAGTCGAGAGAGGCAGTGGAGGACCAGAACAACAGTATTACAAAGTAATGGAAAA ACATTTTCGAAGAGTATTCTGGCACTATTGGCTAGTATCAAAGCTCGAGAGGAAGGAAGACCAGGAATCCCGCGGCCTCCACCAGTTGTAATGCCACAGCCAACCATTTTACCTGCACAGCAAACTCAATACAACAGATACGATCAGGAAAGATTTAATAGGCAAAAAGAAG aaaCTGAGGGTTTCAAAATCGACACTATGGGCACATACCACGGGATGACCCTAAAGTCTGTGTTGGTGCCCGAAGGCCCGAGCGTACCGGCTGCGGCTCGCGCTCCCCAGACACCAAATCATCCGCGGCAGATGCAAC GTCCGATATCTAGCAGTACCCCGGGCGGGCCCCGACGCGAGCTGCtgccggccgcggcggcgcgcgcgccggCGGGCGGCGGCAAGCGGCCGTCGCGCACGCCCATCATCATCATCCCCGCCGCAACCACCGCCCTCATATCCATGTTCAACGTCAAGGACATGTTGCAGGACCTCAA ATTTGTACCTGTGGAGCAAAAGAAAGCCGAAGGTTCTGTTCGTGAAAACGAAGTACTGCTTCAGAGGAGGAAGGGAGCCACCGGTGACCAAGTTCCTAACAATGCAAATTCAACCACG GTGCCATACCGTGTAGTGGATAACCCGGCCAGGTTGTCTGCAGCGGAGTGGGACCGAGTGGTGGCCGTGTTCGTGCAGGGCCCGGCTTGGCAATTCAAAGGCTGGCCGTGGGATGGAAATCCAGTGCAAATATTTGCTAACA TATGCGCTTTTCACCTGAAATTCGACGAGATGAAGCTGGACGCGAACGTGGCCCGCTGGGCCGTCACGGTACTCAACCTGAGCCGCACCAAGCGGCATCTCGACCGCGCCGTGCTGCTCGGCTTCTGGGAGACTCTAGACAA gcacatgatgaaaaataaaccACATCTTAGGTTCTAA